The stretch of DNA TTCGGTTGTATATCCACCATAAATATCGGCATGGTCAAAACTAGTAATATCTTGATTTATAAATGTATGAATAAGTTTTTCCATGGCATTTGTGTCTAGATTTTTATCCCAAACACCCCAGTTCATAACGCCAGCAATAAGTGAAGAAAATTTCATTTTTTTAATGTAATGCTAAAAATTTTCTTAAAAGTATAAAAAGAAAATCATAAAATGTAGTGCTAGTCAATATTGTACCATTATTTTTAACGCTATATTAACACCGCTATCCTAAATAAATTTTCAATTTTGAAATGTTAAAAATATTTTCAATTTTTGGCATTCAAAATTTTTTATAAAAATGGAAGAGAATACTGCTACTTTAGACATCCGCGCAATAAATGAAAAAATAGAAAGAGAAAGTGCATTTGTGGATTTGCTTACAATGGAAATGAATAAAGTTATTGTAGGACAAAAACAAATGATCGAAAGATTGTTAATTGGTTTACTAGGTCAAGGTCACATTTTGTTAGAAGGTGTACCTGGTTTAGCAAAAACATTAGCGATTAATACTTTGTCTCAAGCGGTTCACGGTTCGTTTAGCCGAATTCAGTTTACACCAGATTTGTTGCCTGCCGATGTTGTAGGAACAATGATTTACAACATTAAAGCGAATGATTTCTCGATAAAGAAAGGACCAATTTTTGCAAATTTTGTTTTAGCAGATGAGATTAACCGTGCTCCTGCAAAAGTGCAATCTGCTTTGTTAGAGGCAATGCAAGAAAAGCAAGTTACTATTGGGGACGAAACTTTCAAGTTAGATAAACCATTCTTAGTAATGGCAACACAAAACCCAGTTGAGCAAGAAGGAACTTATCCTTTACCAGAAGCGCAAGTGGATCGTTTTATGTTGAAAGTGGTTATCGATTATCCAAAAATGGAAGACGAACGATTAGTAATTCGTCAAAATTTGACTGGATCTTTTGAAAAAGTAAACCAAGTAGTCTCTTTAGAACAAATTTTAAGAGCACAACAAGCAGTGCGCGAAGTTTACATGGACGAGAAAATTGAAAAATATATTTTAGATATTATTTTCGCAACGCGTTATCCAGAGAAATATAATTTAGAAAGCCTAAAACCATTAATTAGTTTTGGAGCTTCGCCACGTGGAAGTATCAACTTGGCAACTGCTGCTAAATGTTATGCTTTCATTAAACGTAGAGGTTATGTAATTCCTGAAGATGTTCGTGCAGTAGTTCACGATGTTTTACGTCACAGAATTGGTATTACTTACGAAGCAGAAGCTGAAAATATTACTTCAGTTGAGATTATTAACAAAATTGTTAATCAAGTAGAAGTGCCTTAATTTTTAGTATTCAGTTTACAGTCACAGTATTCAGAAGAATGATTTACTATGACTGTTAACTATAGCTGTAAACTGTAAACTGCGACTGCCAACTAATGATTATGGATACTAAAGAAATTCTTAAAAAAGTACGTAAGATTGAAATTAAAACCCGAAGATTGAGCGATCATATCTTTTCGGGAGAATATCATACGTCTTTTAAAGGACGAGGAATGACATTTTCTGAAGTACGCCAATACCAATACGGAGATGATGTTCGAGCTATTGATTGGAATGTAACAGCGAGATATAACGAACCTTATGTAAAAGTTTTTGAAGAAGAAAGGGAATTAACCATGATGTTAATGGTAGATTGCAGTGGTTCGGAGAGTTTTGGAACGCAAAATCAACTAAAAAGTGAAGTAGTTACTGAAATTGCAGCAACTTTAGCCTTTTCTTCTACAAACAACAACGATAAGGTTGGATTGATTCTTTTTTCAGATGATATAGAATTGTTTATTCCACCTAAAAAAGGGAAATCACATGTTTTGAGAATTATTCGTGAGTTAATTGAATTTCAACCAAAAAGTAAAAAGACAGATATTGCGCAAGCTTTAAAATTCTTATCAAGTGTCATGAAGAAAAAAGCAATTGTGTTTATGATTTCCGATTTCATGTCGAAAGATTACGAGCATACTTTGAAAATTGCTTCAAAAAAACACGATGTAACAGGAATTAGAGTTTTTGACAAGCGTGAAGAAAGCTTGCCAAATTTAGGTTTAGTAAACATGTTAGACGCCGAATCAGATAAAACAATGTTGGTTGATACTTCATCTAAAAAGTTACGCCAAAACTACGAGATTAACTATCGCACAAATGTAAATTATTTTACGAGTGTGTTTTCAAAATGTGGTGCTGGATCAGTAAGTTCAAGAGTTGATGAAAGTTATGTAACAAAACTTTTAGCTTATTTTAAAGCAAGAAATTAGATTTCAGAAAATAGAAAAAAGAGAAAAGAAGAAAGACAATGAATCTAAATAAAAAATTTAATACTATTGATTTATTAAATATTACTTTGTCACATCGAGCGAAGTCGAGATGTCTCATAATTTTATTTTTTCTAATTAATGCATACTCTTTTTCACAATCGATAACTTCAACTGTAGATTCAACTGCTATTAAAATTGGTTCACAGTTCAATTTAACTATAAAAGCAAATGTAAAGCCTACAGATAAAGTTTCTTTTCCAGAAGGACAAACTTTTGGAGCATTAGAAATTTTAGAATCTTATCCTGTCGATACAGTTAAAATAAAGGATAAATACGAATTAATAAAAAAATACGGATTAACACAATTTGATTCGGGACGTTATGTGCTGCCACAATTGGTTGTGTTAATTAATAATAAAACTGTAAAAACCGATTCTTTTCCTATTGTTGTAAATAATGTTGTAGTTGATACAACAAAACAGCAAATGTATGATATCAAAGATATTGTAAAAGTTGAAGAGCCTGTTAGCTATTGGTGGTTGTGGGCGATACTAATTTTATTAGGTATTGCTGCAACTGGTTTTGGATTGTATTATTTTATTAAGAAAAGACAAACCATAAAAAATGAAAAAGAAGCGATTTTATTTGCTTCTCCTATCGAAAAAGCTTTAGCAAAACTTCAAACACTTGAAAAGAGAGAGCTTTGGCAACATGGTGAAACAAAAGCTTACTATTCTGAATTAACTGATATTACAAGAACTTATATTGAAGAAGCTGTAGATGTTCCAGCAATGGAAAGTACTTCAGCCGAATTGTATGAAGCTCTTGTTATTGCAGTAAGAAATAAAAATATTAAACTTAGTCGCGAAACATTAGATCAATTTAAAAAAGTAATGTCTAATGCCGATTTAGTAAAATTTGCAAAGTCTAAACCATTAGATTTTGAAATTGAAAATGATAAAAAAGGAATAGATACGTTCTTAATTTCACTCGATAAAGCAATTCCAAGAAGTGAAGAAGAAACCCAAAATTTATTCGCAGAAGAATTAAAACGTAAAAAAGACAGAAAACAAAAATTACAACGAATTCTTATTCCGCTTACTGCAGTAGTTATGCTTTTAGGTATTGTAGGGGTATTTTTTATTGTTACCAAAGGAACAGAATTTGTGAGAGATAATATTATCGGTCACAGTTCTAAATCATTGTTGGAAAGTGAATGGGTAACTTCAGATTATGGAGATCCTGCTATTTCTATTTCTACACCAAAAGTTTTAAAAAGATTTGTAGACGAAAAAATTCAAAATAATTTATCATCAAATATTAAATCAGTTTCTGATTTTAGATATGGAAGTTTAACCGATAATATTGCCATTACTTTAGGAACAGTAAAGCTTAATGACACAATAAAAATAGATTTAGATATAGCATTAGAAGCGCGTTTAAAAGGAATGGAGTCTTTAGGGGCTAAAAATATTACAGTACAAGTAGATGATTATGAAGATCCTAAAGGTTTAACTGGCAAAAAGGCATTTGGTACTTTTACTGGTGTCAATTTGATAACTAAAGAAAGTGTAGAGATGCAATATCAAGTATTAATTTTTGCTCAAAATGGAGGAGCTCAGGAATTAATGTTGGCATTTAAGAAAGACGATGAATATGCAAGTCAAATTATGGATAGAATTATTCAATCTATCGAATTAAAAAAAGCTATACCAAATGAATAATGTAACTTTTTTACATCCTCAGTTTTTTTGGTTGTTTTTGGCTTTGCCTTTAGCAATTGGTTGGTATTTCTGGAAAAGAAAACAACAAGCTGCAAGCTTAACAATGAGTTCAACGGTTGCTTTTCAGCATCAATCTATTTTGTCAAAACTTCATCCGTTACTTTTTGTTTTACGATTGTTAGCCTTAAGTAGCATCATTGTGGCATTAGCTAGACCAAGAAGTGTAGACGTTTCTGCAAAGTCTAGAGTTACAAAAGGAATAGATATTGTTATGGCAATAGATGTTTCGGGTAGTATGTTGGCAAAAGATTTAAAACCAAATCGTTTAGAAGCGCTAAAAAGAGTAGCTTCAACTTTTGTACAAGATAGAGTAAACGATAGAATTGGATTGGTAGTGTATGCAGGAGAAAGTTATACAAGAACACCAGTGACATCAGATAAACCAATGGTTTTACAATCGTTAAAAACGATTGAATATGACGATTCAATTTTGGCAGATGGAACAGGAATTGGTGTTGGTTTGGCAACAGCAATTAATCGTTTAAAAGATAGTAAAGCAAAAAGCAGAGTCATTATTTTGTTAACTGATGGTGTAAATAATGCTGGAACAATTGATCCTAGAATGGCTGCTGATATTGCTAAAGAATACGGAATAAAAGTTTACACAATTGGAATCGGAACCAATGGAACAGCTCCTTTTCCTTATGCAAGAGATCCAAGAACAGGTCAGTTTTTATTTAGAAACATGCCTGTAGAAATTGATGAAAGTTTAATGAAGGAAATTGCAAAAACTACTGATGGAAAGTATTTTAGAGCAACAAGTAACAAAAAACTTGCAGAAATTTATACCGAAATTAATAAGTTAGAAACAACAGAAATTGAAGAACAAAAATATTTCAACTTCGATGAAAAATTTAAACCATTAGTCGGATTTGCATTGTTCTTATTAGCTTTAGAATTATTGTTGAAAAATACTGTTTTTAGAGGATTTATTTAATAAAATTAAAAATTGACAATTGCTTATTTGTAGTTGTCATTTAGATTAAAAATGTATCAATTAGAAGAACCAAAATATTTATATCTATTAGCTATAGTAGCCTTACTTATAGCACTTTTTCTATTTCAGTTATTTTGGAAGCGAAAAAAACAACGCGAATTCTCTCAAAGCGACTTACTAAGACAATTAGCTCCTAATAAGTCGGTTTTTAAACCAATTTTGAAATTTGTTACAGTAGCTTTAGCATTAGTTGCTTTAATTATTGCTATGGTTAATCCAAAAATTGGAACAAAATTAGAAACTGTAAAAAGACAAGGTATCGATATTGTTTTTGCTGTCGATATTTCTAAAAGTATGCTGGCTGAAGATGTTGCCCCAAATCGTTTAGATAAAGCAAAACAATTGGTGAGCCAAATTATCAATAACCTAGGAACAGACAGGATAGGAATTATTGGTTACGCAGGGAGCGCTTACCCTGTTTTACCAATGACAACTGATTATAGCATTGCTAAAATGTATTTACAAAGTATGAATACCGATATGGTTTCTTCTCAAGGTACCGCTCTAGCAGAAGCAGTTAATATGGCAACAAATTATTTTGATGCTGTAGATACAAGTAAACTGATTATTTTAATTTCTGATGGTGAAGATCACGGTGAAGGTTATGCTGAAGCAAGTGCTGTTGCAGAAGAAAGAGGCGTAAAAATCATAACTATTGGTGTAGGAACAGTAAATGGTGGCCCAATTCCAATAAAAGGAAGTAATGGTTCAGTTGCAGAGTATAAAAAAGACAAAGAAGGCGAAGTTGTTATTACTAAACTCAATAAAGAAACTTTAGTGGCAATTGCTGAAGCCGCTAATGGTGGTTATATTGATGGAACTTCAACAAAACAAGTAGTTGAGCAAATAAAAAATGCATTAGACAATATTGAAAAAACCGAGTTTGAAACACAACAAATTGCAGAATATCAAACCCAATATCAATGGTTTATTGGTATAGCTTTTGTATTGTTATTATTAGATATTTTCTTTTTAGAAAGAAAAACAAAATGGTTACAAAAGCTAAATTTATTTAACGAAAAATAAATTTTTGTCATTCCGAGTGAAGTCGAGAAATCTCATAAAGAAAAATTTGATTAGAAAATGAACAAAATAATAACATATTTAATTCTATTAATTTCATCATTAATTTTTGCTCAAAACAAAGACAAAGATTTATATGATGGTACAGTTTCTTTTGAGAAAAAAGATTATAAAGACGCTGAAGCCGATTTTAGAATTTCTCAATCTAATAATGCCGAAGCAAAGTCTACTGCAAATTATAATTTAGGAAATAGTATTTACCGTCAAAATAATCCATGCGAAGCAAAGTATAAATTTTTTAATGCAGTAGAAACAGCTAAAACTAAAGAACAAAAACATAAAGCTTATCACAATCTAGGAAATGCATTAATGCAAGAAAAAGATTACCAAGGTGCAGTTGCAGCTTATAAAAATGCACTTAGAAATAATCCACTTGATGATGAAACTAGATATAATTTTGCTTTAGCAAAGAAAAAATTAAAGGAAAATCCTCCTCAAGGTAATGATAATAAAGACAAAAAAGGAGGAAATAATAATCAAGATCAACAAAATCAGCAAAACCAGTCAAATAAAGATAAAGGAAACAATCAAGATAAAGATAATAAAGGCGACAACAAAGACAAAAAAGATAACGATAAAGGAGATCAAAAAGATAAAAACGATCCTAATGATAAAGGCAATGATAAAAAAGACCAAGGAGATGAAAAAGAAGATCAAAACCAACAACAAAAGCCTTCTGGTGCAAATAAGCAACAAATAGAAAATTTATTAGAAGCTGTTAATAATGCCGAAAAGAAAATTCAAGATAAATTAAATGCTAAGAAAGTAAGGGTACAACCTGCAACAAATGATAAAGATTGGTAACACATTTTTGTCATTCCGAACTTGTTTTCGGAATCTCATAATTAAGTGAATCAGCATTAAAAAATGAACAAGATATATTTTTACATATTACTTTTAATTTCTAGTTTGACTTTTGCTCAAGAAGTAAATTTCGAAGCAAAAGCTCAAAAAACGTCTGTTGCTTTAAACGAAAGATTTCAAGTTTCCTTCTCAATCAATCAAGATGGAGACAATTTTTCACCACCTAATTTTGAAGGATTTCGAGTTGTAGGCGGACCTTTTCAATCGACCAACTTTTCTTGGGTAAACGGGGTTAAATCTTTCAATAGAAGTTATTCATACATGTTGCAGCCTACTGCAAAAGGAACCTTTACAATCAAATCGGCTCAAATTGAATACGACGGACAAGAATATGCTACAAAACCAATAAGAATTACCGTTACAGATGCTATCACACAACCTAAAGATCCAAATAGTCCAGAGTATAAAGCTGGAGAAGGAATTCATTTAGTAGCAGATGTTTCAAAAGGAAATCCTTATTTAAACGAACCTATTACTGTAGTTTATAAATTATATTTTGATCCAAGATTTTCCGTTAGAAATGTACGAGAGGTCGAAAATCCAAAATACAATGGTTTTTGGAGCCAACATATCGATATAAAAAAATTAGAAGCTGTTCCAGGAACTTACAATGGCAAAGATTATGCAATGGTTGTTTGGCGCAAAGTATTATTATATCCTCAAGAAACAGGAATAAAGCAATTAGAGCCATTAAAAATCGAATTAGATGTAGATATACCAGTTCGTAAAAGAATGGGCGGATTCTTCGAAATGATGGATTATGAAACTACTTCTAAAACAGTTTCTGCAGGAGCAAAAAGTGTAACTGTAAAAGCATTACCAGAAAACGGAAAACCAGCAAGTTTTACAGGAGCTGTAGGAAAATTTGATTTCAAAGTAAAACCATCAAAAACAGAATTAAAAACCGGAGAATCATTAGATTTAGAAATCAGTGTTACGGGTGATGGTAACTTAAAATTATTCAATTTACCAAAACCAGAATTTCCAAGTGCGTTTGAAGCTTTTGATCCTCAACACCAAGAGCAAGTTCAAACGCCGCTTACAGGAATTACGGGAAAAGTTTCAGATACTTACACAATCGTACCTCAGTTTAAAGGAAAATATACTATTAAACCAATAGAATTTTCATATTTTGATTTAAGAACAAATAGTTATAAAACAATAGTTTCAGATCCTATTGAAGTTAATGTACTTCAAGGAAAAGATGCAGTTGCTTCAAACGAAAATTCTCCTTCAACTGCAAAGCAAAAAGTTGAGAAGTTCAATACGTTTCAATTTATTAAATTAGCCTCTACTTTTGAACCAATTGAAAAAGTGGATTTCTTTGGTAGTACAAAATTTTACGGATTATTATTTGCACCATTTTTAATTATTCCGATAATTGTTTTAGCGAAGAAGAAAAAAGAAGCTATTGATGCAGATGAATTTGGTAACAGAATAAAACGAAACAATAAATTGGCTAAGAAATATCTTTCTGAAGCTAAGAAACAAATGGGTAACAAAGTACCGTTCTATATGGCAATGGAAAAAGCTCTACATAATTTCTTGAAAGCAAAATTACACCTTGAAACTTCTGAAATGAGTAAAGAAAATATTCAAGAGTTATTGTTGACCAAAAATGCAAATGAAACGACAGTTTCTCAATTTATTAAATTAGTAGATGATTGCGAATTTGCACGTTATACGCCATCTTCTGATGTTGCAATGCAATCAGATTATGAAAGAGCAGTAAGTTTAATTTCAGAATTGGAAAAACAGTTATAACATGAACAAAATATTAGTTTACATAGCGTTTTTAATTTCCAATTTTATAGTGGCACAAAACGCGGCTCAAATTCTTTTTGAGAAAGCAAACGAAAATTATAGAAATGGTAAATATGAAGAGGCAATTACTCAATATGAAAGCATTCTTGATGATCAAAAAGTAGCTTCAGCCGATTTATATTACAATTTAGGAAGTGCTTATTACAAATTAGGAAAAGTAGCTCCGTCTATTTATAATTTAGAAAAAGCCTTATTGCTTAATCCAGATGATGAAGCGATTGTAACCAATTTACATTTTGCTCAAAAATTAGCTATAGATGATATTAAAGTAGTTCCCGAGGTTGGTTTTTCTAAAATCATATACAATTTCACTTCTAATTTATCTTATGATCATTGGGCTTGGCTTGCAGTTTTTGCTGCAGTAGCATTTTTGTTGTTTTTTGTGGGTTATTATTTTTCGTATTTAACCATTTTAAAAAGAATTTTTTTCGTAGGAATGTTTTTATTGCTAATTGTTTTACTAACCAGTGTGCTTTCAGCTTTTCTTCAAAAAAGATTCGACAATACCATAAAACCTGCAATTGTTTTTGCTGAAAGTACTTTTGTTAAATCGGAACCAAAAAATAATTCTGAAAATGCATTTGAATTACACGAAGGAACTAAAGTTTATGTAAAAGAAACTTTAGATAATTGGAAACGTATTCAATTAACTGATAAAACGGAAGGCTGGATTAAAAAAGACGCAATAAAAGAACTTAAATAGCTGTCTGCTTTTTATTCATTAAGCGAATCACAATTAGTATTCCCACTACAACCATTATTGCACAAAACAAGAACAAGTATTTCATTCCAAATACATTAATTACAGTTCCTTCAAGCGGTCCTGTTGCTCCAAGCGAAAGATCAATAAAAAGTGCGTAGCAAGCAAGCGCAGAACCTGCATTGGTAGCCGGAGCTAGTTTTACTGCTTCTACTCCTAACGCTGGGAATACTAATGAAAATCCTAATCCTGCTATTGCAGCACCAATTAATGCCAGACTTTCATTAGGAGCTAAGAACAATAAAAACAAGCCAATTGCTTCAGTAATCAAGCAAATTAAAGCAACATTTAAACCACCTTTTACATTGATTTGGTTAGAAAATAACCTTCGTCCTAAAATAAATAACGAACTAAACACACTTAAGCACAAAGCCGCATTATTCCAATTAAAATAGTCGTAGTAAAGTGTAATAAAGTTGGATAAACCTCCAAAACCAAGTCCGGCTAAACCCAAACAAATTCCAAAAGGTGTAACTAGTTTTAGTACTTTTAGAAAAGGAATTTGTTCAGAGGTTGAGTTCCCATATACAGGTTTTAATGAACTTGTATATACCAATCCTAATAAAGCGGTTATAAAAATTGCAATTGCAATATGCTCCATTCCTAAATTTTTACTTAAGATAACTCCAAGAGGAGCGCCAATAGCTAAAGCTCCATAACAAGCAATTTCGTTATAGGAAATGGCAGTTGCGGTGTGTTCATTTCCAGCAACTAACATCGCCCAATTGATAGGACTAGCGCCAATCATTCCTTCAGCACAACCAAGTAATTAAACGAGTTATAGCCAAAAGAATAAGACTTATCATTTGAGCTTCTTCAAACTGAAAGGCAACAAATAATAAAATTCCACTTACTAAAAAACTACTCATGCTAATCAAAACCGCTAGTTTTGGCCCTTTGGTATCTACCATTTTTCCAGTTAATCCTCTCACTAAAAAAGTAGCGATATATTGTAAACTGATGATTATTCCGGCAACTATTTCACTATAGCCTAAATTTTTATGAATAAATATTGGTTAAATAGCTAGTGGTAATCCAATACACAAATACCCAAAAAGGTTAGCCAAACATAAGTTATGATTTGCATTTTAGATTGATCGAGTCTTAAGGAAATCGTTTTTGGCATTTTGTAGAAATGGTAATTTAAAAATGCAAATTTAAGGTGTATTACTAATATTCTTTTTGTTTGTCAGAAGAGATTTAAGTGATATCGTAATTTTTATGATTATGAAAAAAA from Flavobacterium haoranii encodes:
- a CDS encoding AAA family ATPase, which codes for MEENTATLDIRAINEKIERESAFVDLLTMEMNKVIVGQKQMIERLLIGLLGQGHILLEGVPGLAKTLAINTLSQAVHGSFSRIQFTPDLLPADVVGTMIYNIKANDFSIKKGPIFANFVLADEINRAPAKVQSALLEAMQEKQVTIGDETFKLDKPFLVMATQNPVEQEGTYPLPEAQVDRFMLKVVIDYPKMEDERLVIRQNLTGSFEKVNQVVSLEQILRAQQAVREVYMDEKIEKYILDIIFATRYPEKYNLESLKPLISFGASPRGSINLATAAKCYAFIKRRGYVIPEDVRAVVHDVLRHRIGITYEAEAENITSVEIINKIVNQVEVP
- a CDS encoding DUF58 domain-containing protein — encoded protein: MDTKEILKKVRKIEIKTRRLSDHIFSGEYHTSFKGRGMTFSEVRQYQYGDDVRAIDWNVTARYNEPYVKVFEEERELTMMLMVDCSGSESFGTQNQLKSEVVTEIAATLAFSSTNNNDKVGLILFSDDIELFIPPKKGKSHVLRIIRELIEFQPKSKKTDIAQALKFLSSVMKKKAIVFMISDFMSKDYEHTLKIASKKHDVTGIRVFDKREESLPNLGLVNMLDAESDKTMLVDTSSKKLRQNYEINYRTNVNYFTSVFSKCGAGSVSSRVDESYVTKLLAYFKARN
- a CDS encoding BatD family protein, whose amino-acid sequence is MNLNKKFNTIDLLNITLSHRAKSRCLIILFFLINAYSFSQSITSTVDSTAIKIGSQFNLTIKANVKPTDKVSFPEGQTFGALEILESYPVDTVKIKDKYELIKKYGLTQFDSGRYVLPQLVVLINNKTVKTDSFPIVVNNVVVDTTKQQMYDIKDIVKVEEPVSYWWLWAILILLGIAATGFGLYYFIKKRQTIKNEKEAILFASPIEKALAKLQTLEKRELWQHGETKAYYSELTDITRTYIEEAVDVPAMESTSAELYEALVIAVRNKNIKLSRETLDQFKKVMSNADLVKFAKSKPLDFEIENDKKGIDTFLISLDKAIPRSEEETQNLFAEELKRKKDRKQKLQRILIPLTAVVMLLGIVGVFFIVTKGTEFVRDNIIGHSSKSLLESEWVTSDYGDPAISISTPKVLKRFVDEKIQNNLSSNIKSVSDFRYGSLTDNIAITLGTVKLNDTIKIDLDIALEARLKGMESLGAKNITVQVDDYEDPKGLTGKKAFGTFTGVNLITKESVEMQYQVLIFAQNGGAQELMLAFKKDDEYASQIMDRIIQSIELKKAIPNE
- a CDS encoding vWA domain-containing protein, which codes for MNNVTFLHPQFFWLFLALPLAIGWYFWKRKQQAASLTMSSTVAFQHQSILSKLHPLLFVLRLLALSSIIVALARPRSVDVSAKSRVTKGIDIVMAIDVSGSMLAKDLKPNRLEALKRVASTFVQDRVNDRIGLVVYAGESYTRTPVTSDKPMVLQSLKTIEYDDSILADGTGIGVGLATAINRLKDSKAKSRVIILLTDGVNNAGTIDPRMAADIAKEYGIKVYTIGIGTNGTAPFPYARDPRTGQFLFRNMPVEIDESLMKEIAKTTDGKYFRATSNKKLAEIYTEINKLETTEIEEQKYFNFDEKFKPLVGFALFLLALELLLKNTVFRGFI
- a CDS encoding vWA domain-containing protein produces the protein MYQLEEPKYLYLLAIVALLIALFLFQLFWKRKKQREFSQSDLLRQLAPNKSVFKPILKFVTVALALVALIIAMVNPKIGTKLETVKRQGIDIVFAVDISKSMLAEDVAPNRLDKAKQLVSQIINNLGTDRIGIIGYAGSAYPVLPMTTDYSIAKMYLQSMNTDMVSSQGTALAEAVNMATNYFDAVDTSKLIILISDGEDHGEGYAEASAVAEERGVKIITIGVGTVNGGPIPIKGSNGSVAEYKKDKEGEVVITKLNKETLVAIAEAANGGYIDGTSTKQVVEQIKNALDNIEKTEFETQQIAEYQTQYQWFIGIAFVLLLLDIFFLERKTKWLQKLNLFNEK
- a CDS encoding tetratricopeptide repeat protein encodes the protein MNKIITYLILLISSLIFAQNKDKDLYDGTVSFEKKDYKDAEADFRISQSNNAEAKSTANYNLGNSIYRQNNPCEAKYKFFNAVETAKTKEQKHKAYHNLGNALMQEKDYQGAVAAYKNALRNNPLDDETRYNFALAKKKLKENPPQGNDNKDKKGGNNNQDQQNQQNQSNKDKGNNQDKDNKGDNKDKKDNDKGDQKDKNDPNDKGNDKKDQGDEKEDQNQQQKPSGANKQQIENLLEAVNNAEKKIQDKLNAKKVRVQPATNDKDW
- a CDS encoding BatD family protein, whose translation is MNKIYFYILLLISSLTFAQEVNFEAKAQKTSVALNERFQVSFSINQDGDNFSPPNFEGFRVVGGPFQSTNFSWVNGVKSFNRSYSYMLQPTAKGTFTIKSAQIEYDGQEYATKPIRITVTDAITQPKDPNSPEYKAGEGIHLVADVSKGNPYLNEPITVVYKLYFDPRFSVRNVREVENPKYNGFWSQHIDIKKLEAVPGTYNGKDYAMVVWRKVLLYPQETGIKQLEPLKIELDVDIPVRKRMGGFFEMMDYETTSKTVSAGAKSVTVKALPENGKPASFTGAVGKFDFKVKPSKTELKTGESLDLEISVTGDGNLKLFNLPKPEFPSAFEAFDPQHQEQVQTPLTGITGKVSDTYTIVPQFKGKYTIKPIEFSYFDLRTNSYKTIVSDPIEVNVLQGKDAVASNENSPSTAKQKVEKFNTFQFIKLASTFEPIEKVDFFGSTKFYGLLFAPFLIIPIIVLAKKKKEAIDADEFGNRIKRNNKLAKKYLSEAKKQMGNKVPFYMAMEKALHNFLKAKLHLETSEMSKENIQELLLTKNANETTVSQFIKLVDDCEFARYTPSSDVAMQSDYERAVSLISELEKQL
- a CDS encoding tetratricopeptide repeat protein; this encodes MNKILVYIAFLISNFIVAQNAAQILFEKANENYRNGKYEEAITQYESILDDQKVASADLYYNLGSAYYKLGKVAPSIYNLEKALLLNPDDEAIVTNLHFAQKLAIDDIKVVPEVGFSKIIYNFTSNLSYDHWAWLAVFAAVAFLLFFVGYYFSYLTILKRIFFVGMFLLLIVLLTSVLSAFLQKRFDNTIKPAIVFAESTFVKSEPKNNSENAFELHEGTKVYVKETLDNWKRIQLTDKTEGWIKKDAIKELK
- a CDS encoding MFS transporter, with product MIGASPINWAMLVAGNEHTATAISYNEIACYGALAIGAPLGVILSKNLGMEHIAIAIFITALLGLVYTSSLKPVYGNSTSEQIPFLKVLKLVTPFGICLGLAGLGFGGLSNFITLYYDYFNWNNAALCLSVFSSLFILGRRLFSNQINVKGGLNVALICLITEAIGLFLLFLAPNESLALIGAAIAGLGFSLVFPALGVEAVKLAPATNAGSALACYALFIDLSLGATGPLEGTVINVFGMKYLFLFCAIMVVVGILIVIRLMNKKQTAI